A single genomic interval of Anopheles marshallii chromosome 2, idAnoMarsDA_429_01, whole genome shotgun sequence harbors:
- the LOC128708683 gene encoding caspase-8: MLSQEDVNFIENSLSYEDKVSLIFLLYGHRNPQYALQILTVASRASASEETNFLVDWMNYVHQSSDWEDEFLEVLTIMEQNLLLLRAGYDDDELRVKFFPRTAEIACFVHPMLKGLYHFCERLNDENTSKLVNQLQRSTGNPLQQNQCMEITLLQLLCNEGIQLGLKQSGQESNLLVLTAACKAVEMYVESDFLKSIVSHFNRHLSHQNQEQSDASTKNIPNISDVSAGHSPSESVITKVQTTPSPLESYTFHPERAGIVLLINQFTFYRETNPELIELVPPRPLKDRKGTEVDKKALENLFTEFGYELIVEENNTHHQILQSVQHAVQRIKSMHCSLVVCLLSHGQEGKVFGSNSIPVEVKAIQQLMANERLTGKPKLLIVQACQGADLQSAVPIPNHELDGIDGEERTASVFMDFLVAWSTVPGFASIRHIEKGSWFIQELCAKLRQLHESEHIMDILTAVINDVSSKRGYGNECMVPIVQSTLSKKLYFQRRT; this comes from the exons ATGCTCTCGCAAGAAGatgttaattttattgaaaattcgCTTTCTTATGAAGATAAG GTATCGCTGATTTTTCTACTGTACGGACACCGGAACCCACAATATGCGCTGCAAATTCTTACCGTAGCGAGTCGAGCTTCGGCTTCCGAGGAAACGAACTTCCTGGTGGACTGGATGAATTACGTGCATCAATCAAGCGATTGGGAGGACGAGTTTCTTGAAGTACTGACTATCATGGAACAGAACCTTTTGCTGCTACGTGCTGGTTACGATGACGATGAGCTGCGGGTGAAATTTTTTCCACGAACGGCTGAAATTGCTTGCTTTGTTCACCCGATGCTGAAGGGATTGTACCACTTTTGTGAACGGCTTAATGATGAGAATACATCCAAACTGGTGAATCAGTTGCAGCGTTCTACGGGCAATCCTTTACAACAGAATCAATGTATGGAAATTACTCTACTTCAACTACTTTGCAACGAAGGTATTCAACTGGGATTGAAACAATCAGGCCAAGAAAGTAACCTTTTGGTGCTAACCGCCGCATGCAAAGCGGTAGAGATGTACGTCGAGAGTGATTTCCTGAAGAGTATCGTATCGCATTTTAATCGTCATCTTTCCCATCAGAATCAGGAACAATCTGATGCTAGCACAAAGAACATTCCCAACATCTCTGATGTATCCGCCGGACACAGTCCATCAGAGTCTGTAATAACGAAGGTACAAACGACACCATCACCTCTGGAATCCTACACATTCCATCCTGAACGAGCAGGTATTGTTTTGCTGATAAACCAATTCACATTTTACCGCGAAACAAACCCAGAGCTTATCGAACTGGTGCCTCCTAGACCTTTGAAAGATCGCAAGGGCACTGAGGTGGACAAAAAAGCATTGGAAAACCTCTTCACGGAGTTTGGGTACGAGCTGATAGTagaggaaaacaacacacatcacCAAATATTGCAATCGGTGCAACACGCTGTTCAACGTATAAAATCAATGCACTGTTCATTGGTGGTTTGCCTACTTTCCCATGGTCAGGAAGGTAAGGTGTTCGGTTCGAATAGCATTCCGGTGGAAGTGAAAGCTATCCAGCAACTGATGGCTAATGAACGACTCACTGGGAAACCGAAGCTATTGATCGTGCAGGCTTGCCAGGGTGCGGATCTGCAATCGGCCGTCCCGATACCGAACCACGAACTCGATGGGATTGACGGCGAAGAAAGGACGGCATCGGTGTTTATGGATTTTCTAGTCGCCTGGTCCACCGTGCCTGGATTTGCGTCGATAAGGCACATCGAAAAGGGTTCCTGGTTTATTCAGGAACTGTGTGCAAAATTGCGTCAATTGCATGAAAG TGAACATATCATGGATATACTAACAGCTGTGATAAACGATGTATCGAGCAAACGAGGATATGGCAATGAATGCATGGTGCCGATTGTGCAAAGTACATTAAGCAAAAAGCTTTACTTCCAACGAAGAACTTAA
- the LOC128707746 gene encoding transmembrane protein 198, whose product MHYRHEDILVPHVRNNHSLGVAASDAKYEQSIVWPFLIQNAMENPLCTSTTSTTSTVSVLLWTTIAVFGIVYTLLGYRCLRAIGFLTGLAAGAGCIVLLQNKNITGFGNLAAPALAVVAGLFGAVLGSTHPISSTLIGASAGALVAGATIAACIATLPHYIFGENELFVSVVGGAIICAIVTLFCPKFMSIIASSIIGSAMILCSIDFFMHGLNTLDWIFNMKPDPTPPPCWGGVILCCWPISSVLGVLVQSFVTAWKIDHRRQLHHRRRRHYKGRSGSRSRETREEARQRKYRYLYQVRTARGDIISQNFVSALQKHVTTDSGPPSEVSTKLGSNDRNTARSDRTHLTNLPDSDFDKMDSSCEKR is encoded by the exons ATGCATTACCGCCACGAAGATATTTTGGTGCCACACGTGCGGAATAACCATTCCCTCGGTGTCGCTGCATCAGATGCGAAATATGAACAATCCATCGTTTGGCCCTTCCTCATTCAG AATGCGATGGAAAATCCGCTTTGCACCTCGACTACATCAACGACATCGACCGTATCCGTACTGCTCTGGACGACGATTGCGGTGTTCGGGATTGTTTACACCTTGCTGG GATATCGATGCCTACGAGCGATAGGATTCCTCACCGGTTTAGCAGCCGGTGCCGGTTGTATAGTGCTGTTgcagaacaaaaacataaccGGATTTGGCAACCTAGCGGCACCAG CATTGGCCGTTGTTGCTGGTCTATTCGGTGCAGTACTCGGTTCGACACATCCCATCTCATCCACACTGATAGGAGCTTCCGCTGGTGCATTAGTAGCCGGGGCCACGATTGCCGCCTGCATAGCCACGTTACCTCATTACATATTTGGT GAAAACGAGCTGTTCGTATCCGTCGTCGGTGGAGCCATCATTTGTGCCATTGTGACACTGTTCTGTCCAAAGTTTATGTCCATCATTGCATCCAGCATTATCGGTTCGGCCATGATACTTTGCTCGATCGATTTCTTTATGCACGGACTGAACACGCTTGACTGG ATCTTTAACATGAAGCCAGACCCAACGCCCCCACCGTGCTGGGGCGGTGTGATCCTGTGCTGTTGGCCCATCTCGTCCGTGCTTGGTGTGCTGGTGCAGAGCTTTGTAACCGCCTGGAAAATCGACCACCGGCGTCAGCTACATCACCGCCGGAGGCGACACTACAAGGGCCGGTCGGGTTCGAGATCGCGCGAAACCCGGGAAGAGGCCCGCCAGCGCAAGTATCGCTATCTGTATCAGGTTCGCACTGCCCGGGGCGATATTATCTCGCAG AATTTTGTGTCCGCCCTACAGAAGCATGTTACCACGGATTCCGGTCCACCGTCGGAAGTGTCCACGAAGCTAGGTTCGAACGATCGCAATACAGCCCGCAGTGACCGCACCCATCTGACCAACCTGCCCGACTCCGACTTCGATAAGATGGATTCGAGCTGCGAGAAACGTTGA